Genomic DNA from Salinibacter pepae:
TGAGGTCGGCAATCTTGAGGTCGGGCATGCCGCTCTGGCGGGTGCCAAAGAAGTCCCCGGCGCCCCGGATCTGGAGGTCCGTCTCGCTGATCTCGAAGCCGTCGTTCGTGCGGGCCATCGCCTCCAGGCGCTGCTTCGCCTCCTGACTCCGTTTGTAGCTGGCCATGAGGACGCAGTAGCTCTGCTGGTCGGACCGCCCCACCCGGCCGCGCAGTTGGTGCAGCTGGCTGAGCCCGAACCGCTCGGCGTGCTCCACGAGCATCACCGTCGCGTTCGGCACGTCGACCCCCACCTCGATCACGGTCGTGGCCACGAGGAGGTCGATGTCCCCCTCCGTGAACCGGCGCATCGTCGCGTCCTTGTCGTCGGCCGAGAGCTGGCCGTGGACGAGCCCGACCGTGTAGTCCGGGAATTTCTCCCGCAGCGCCTCCGCCCCGCTCTCCGCGTCCTTCAGGTCCATCTTCTCGCTCTCCTCCACGAGCGGGTACACCACGAACGCCTGCTCGCCCTGCTCCAGCCGGTCGCGCAGGAAGGCGTACACCTCCCCCCGGCGTTTCTCGGCCCGCAGGCGCGTCTCGACCGGCTTGCGGCCCGGCGGCATCTCGTCAATCTTCGACACGTCGAGGTCGCCGTAGAGCGTGAGGGCGAGGGAGCGGGGAATGGGGGTGGCCGTCATGAGGAGCATGTGGGGCCGCTCGCCCTTCTCGAACATCTCGGCCCGCTGGGCCACCCCGAAGCGGTGCTGCTCGTCGACCACCGCGAGGCCGAGACGGTCGAACGCGACCTCGTCCTGGATGAGGGCGTGCGTGCCGACGGCGACCGGGCTCTCGCCGGTGCGGACGGCCTGGAGGGCCGCCTCCCGCTCCGCCTTCGTCTGGCTCCCAATCAGCAGGCGGGGCTCCAGCCCCAGCGGGCGGAGGTAGTCCTGCAGGTTGGCGTGGTGCTGCTCGGCGAGGATCTCGGTGGGGGCCATGAAGGCGCTCTGGTAGCCGCTGTCGTAGGCGTGCATCATGGCGGCCACGGCGACGACCGTTTTGCCGCTGCCCACGTCCCCCTGCAGGAGGCGGTTCATCTGCGTGCCCGTCTGTACGTCGCCAATGATCTCGCGCAGGGCCCGGGTCTGGGCGCCCGTGAGCTCGAAGGGCAGCACCTCCCGTACAAACTCGCGGGTGTACGCGCCGGGGTCGTCGAAGGCGGGCCCCGCCACCTCCTCCTGTTGCTCGTGCATCTGGGCCAGCAGGAGCTGGATGAAGAAAAGCTCCTCGAACTTGAGCCGCCGCTGCGCCCGCGAGAGCTCCTGCTGGGTCTTCGGGAAGTGAATGGCCCGCAGCGCCACGCGGCCCTCCATGAGGGCGTACTCGTCCATGATCCAGTCGGGCATTGTCTCCGTGAGCTTCAGGCCGTGCTCCTTGAACAGGTCGTACAGGACGCGGCGGACGGTCCGGCTCGTGAGGCCGACGTTGCTCATGGCCTCCCCGCCCGGGTAGAGCGGCACGATGCGGCCCGTGTCGAGGAGGGGGCCCTCGTCGTTGAGGCGGTCGAAGTCCGGGTGGGTCATCGAGTGCCAGCGGCCGTACTTCTCCACCGTGCCGTGGAAGGCCACGCGGTCGCCCTCGTCGAACGCCTTGCGTACCCACCAGACCCCCTGAAACCACGTCCCCTTCATGCGCCCGCCCTGCTCCCCCTCCAGGATGATTTCGAGCCGCTTCTGGTTGTTGCTGGGCACCACGTTGACGGAGCGGACGGTCCCGACGACCGTGACCGAGTCGGGGCCCTCCCGCAGCCGCCGCACCGGGGTTACGGTCGTGCGGTCGAGGTAGCGGCGGGGGTAGAAGCGCAGCAGGTCGTGCACCGTGCGCACGCCGTGCTGCTCGGCCCACACGTCGGCGCGCTTCTCCCCCACGCCCTTTACGTAGCGGACGTCTTGCTGAAGGAAGTCCTCACTCATGCCTGTAGGGTATGGGCCAGGTGACGGGCCGACCGATCAGTGGGGATGTGCGAACGATGTGTCTGGTCCTTCTCACACGAACAGTGGGGTGGCGTTCCGGGCAATCGTGCGGAAGAGACGGAAGAAAACGATAACGATGAGATGATGATTTTCCCGCCGCGGCCCTGCATCTTGTGGCCGCGAACTGTCTTTCGCCTGCCCTCTCTACCGACATGTCTCCATCCCGCCGCGACTTCTTGAAGTACCTGGGCCTCACCGGGGCCGCCCTCAGCGCGCCCGGCGTGGCCGCCGCCTCGCCCCGCCTGGGCACCGACCGCCGGGCCGTGACGGTCACCGGCCGCGTGGCGGGCCCCGAGGGCGGCATCGAGGGGGTGCCCGTCACCGATGGCGTCGCCGTCACGCAGACCGGCCCCGACGGGCGCTACGAGCTGGCGGCCGCGCCCCGCCGGCCGTTTGTCTACCTCTCGGTGCCGAGCGGGTACCGCCTACCGACGCACGACACCGGCACGGCCCGCCTCTACCGATCCATCGACGCGTCCGGCGGCGGCACGGCGACGGCGTCGTTTCGGCTCACGCCCCTCGACCGCGACGACGAGCAGCACGCGTTCCTCTTCCTGGCCGATCCGCAGGCCCGGACGGCGGCGGAAATGCAGCAGTTCCGGGACGAGACGGTGCCGGACGTGCAGGAGGCCGTGCGGGCGCTCGGGGACCGTCCCGTCTTCGGGGTGGGCGGGGGCGACCTCGTGTTCGACGACCTGTCGCTCTTCTCCGGCTACGAGGCGGCGGTTCAGGAGATGGGCATCCCGTTCGTGCAGGCGGTGGGCAACCACGACCTCAACTTCGACGCGCCGGGCGACCCCGGCTCCACGGCCACCTTCCGCCGGCACTTCGGCCCCGAGTACTACTCGTTCGACCGCGGGGCCGTCCACTACGTCGTGCTCGACGACGTGTACTGGCCGGGGAGCGACGGCTTTGGGCGGGAGACCGGTGACTACCACGGCCACCTCGACGCCGCCCAGCTTGCGTGGCTGGAGCAGGACCTCGCGCTCGTGGAGGACGGCCGCCCCGTCGTCGTGTTCACGCACATCCCGCCCCTCAGTACCGCCTACGAGCGGCGCGGGGAGGCGAGCCCGTCGGTCCGCGGGCGGATTGGAAACCGGGCCGCGCTCTACGAACTGCTCGATCCGTTCGACGCCCACATCGTCAGCGGGCACGTCCACGAAAACGAACACCGCTTTGCCGACGGGCCGCACGAGCACGTGGTGGGCACGGTGTGCGGCGCCTGGTGGACCGGCCCGGTCTGCTACGACGGCACGCCCAAGGGCTACGCGGTCTACGAGGTGGACGGGGAATCCGTCGCGTGGCGCTACAAGGCCACCGGCCGCGCCGCCGACCACCAGGTGCGGGCGTACCCGGCGGGGGCCGACCCCGAGGCGCCGGGCGAGTGGGTGGCCAACGTCTGGGACGCCACCGAGGACTGGACGGTCGTCTGGTACGAGGACGGCATCCGCACCGGCGCCATGGCCCGCCGCGTGGGCCTCGATCCGATGAGCCGGCGCCGCCACGACGGGGACGACCGGCCGGAGAAGCACCCGTGGGTGGAGCCCCAGCCCACCGCCCATCTGTACTACGCGCCCGCCAACCCCGACGCGAATCGGGTGCGCGTGGAGGCCACCGATCCCTTCGGGCGCACCTACGCGGCCCGCCCCTCCTCACACAGGGGATGAACCCGCCGGCTTGTCGGAAGGCCTCTCGCTGTCGGCGTTGCGGCCGTCGGGCGGGGCGTGAGGAGGACGGTCAGGGCCGGTCCGTGACCGTGACCGTGTCCGTCACGGCGGGCCGGCTGCCCTGGGGGACCCGCACGGCAAGGCGGCCCGGCTCAAACGGCGGGGAGGCCACATGCGTCGTGTCGAGCGGCACGATCGCCATCGTGCACGCCCGGTCGTCCGCGGTCGGGGGGCGGACCAGCGGCGTCAGCGTGAGCCGGCCAGGCGTGCGGCCCTCGTCGATCCGGGCGAGCGAGTAGCAGCCGTTGGGGCCCACGGTGCCGGACAGGTGGATCCGGAGGGTGTCGGAGGGCGCAATCTGGGCGGGCACGTTGATCCGCGCAACCCGGGCCGTATCGGGGACGGGCGCGTCGGTCGTCGTGGGGGGCTGGGCGGTGGTGGCAGTGGAGCCGCAGCCCGCTCCACTGAGGAGCAGAAGCCCGACGAGCATTGCGGCCGGTGCGGGGCAGCGGAAGCGCATGGGGCGACGTGGGGGCATGGTGGCGGAGAAGGGCGAATCTGAACGTACAACGCGGCGGGGCGCGTCACCGCCGGACGAGGTGCACCGCATGACTCAAGGAGGCCCCAGCCCAGGCGGGCGCAGACGGCCGTCGGGTCGGGACCGAGAACAATCCGGGCCGAGTGGGAGCCCCGCAACGGGAGGAGTGCCGTTCCCCCCGGCGGGCAGCAGAGGGGAAAAGGGCAACGGGCCCACCCTCGGCCCCGGCTCACTGCACCTCCACCTCGTCGCTGATGTCCAGCAGGTCCTCGGGGACGGAGGCGGGGACGGTCCAGAGGTAGACCGTTTCCTGCCCAATCTTGCCCGGGCCGAGGTCGATGACCCGGTCCGGCTCCCAGTCGCCCATCCGAAAGTCGTGCGAGACGATCCGGTCCCCAGGCTCCAGTGTCCGGAGCAGCTTCGGGCGCAGCTTCACGTTGATCTCCGGCCACAGGTACAGGGTCACGACCGTCGCCTCGCCTAGGTCGGCCTCAAACAGGTCGCCCTGCCGAAACTCGACCAGGTCGGAGACCCCGGCCGCCTCCGCGTTCTCGCGGGCCTTGGCGACCAGCTCCGGATCGATCTCGACGCCGATGCCGCTGGCGCCGTGTCGTTGGGCGGCGGCAATCGGGATGCGCCCGTCGCCGCTACCGAGGTCGATCACCACGTCGTCGCTGGTCACCTGGGCCGCCTCGAGCATCCGGTTCACGACGCGCTGCGACGTGGAGACGTACGGGACGTCCTTCTCGACGGTGTCCGAGTCGGAGATGACGGCCGACTCGGTCAGCGGCTCCTCCTGCAGGATCGGCGGGAGCGGGTCCACGGTTTGACCGGTCCCCCGCAGGGGCAGAACAGCCCAGAGCACGAGGAGGGGCGCGACGAGAGAAATCGTTGTGGGACGCAAACGGGACATTGCTGAGGGGGCGAGAACGATCGGCAGAAGAGCGCGAGCGAGAAGCGGGGCTGGGGGCATCGGAGAGCCCCCGGATATTGCCCCTCCCAAACGAGGCGGACGGACAGACAGGTCCCGACCCTCGGACGCTCGGCGTGCGGGGCGGAACGGGCAGCCGATGGGGCGCGTCGCTGTTTGGGCCCTGTTGTCGGGGGCACGCCCCCAAACGGGGGCTCGACACCCCACCCCAGCGGGCGGATCACGGAAAAGTAATCGAATCCCACGAGACCGATCCGTATAATGCCGTTGGCTCGTTTTCCCTCCTCCACGCAGACACGGCCAAACACGAGTCGCGTCCGACAGTCGAGCCGTGCCCGCACAACTGGGCGCCGGGCCTGGGCGGTGCACGCGTTGCGCTCTTGTTCTCCTGGAGAACGGGAAGGCCCTGCCCGCTGTAACCCATCAAGGCCGGCAGAGACAGAGTGAAAACCGGCCGCGTTCTTCTGGACGGCGAAAGAAGAACGCCCCACGACCAGGCAGTGCCATCCGGGGAGCGACCCGCCCCGGATGGCAGTTTGATGACACCCCCAACACACAGCACACCATTCCATGGCGACGGACCTCCTTGAGGAGACAGACATCGAGACCCAGACGATCAACACCATCCGGTTCTTGTCGGCCGACGCGGTCGAGCGGGCCCAGAGCGGGCACCCAGGGACGCCGATGGGGCTGGCGCCGGTGGCCTACGTCCTGTGGACCCGCCACCTGCGGCACAATCCGCAGGACCCAGACTGGCCGGGGCGGGACCGGTTCGTGCTGTCGGCGGGCCACGCCTCGATGCTTCTGTACAGCCTGCTCCACCTGACCGGCTACGACCTGCCGATGGAGGAGCTGAAAGGCTTCCGGCAGTGGGGCAGCCGGACGCCCGGCCACCCGGAGGCGCACCTGACGCCAGGCGTGGAGACGACGACCGGCCCGCTCGGGCAGGGCTTTGCCAACGGGATCGGGATGGCGATCGCCGAGCAGCTCCTGGCCGACGAGTTCAACGAGGAGGGCTTTCCGCTTTTCGACCACCACACGTATGCCATCTGTTCGGACGGGGACCTGATGGAGGGCATCTCGCAGGAGGCCGCCTCCCTGGCGGGCCACCTCGGGCTGGGCAAGCTGGTGTACCTCTTCGACGACAACGACATCACGATCGACGGCTCCACGGACCTGGCCTTCACCGAGGACGTGGCCGCCCGGTTTGAGGCCTACGGCTGGCACGTGGCCCACGTGGAGGACGCAAACGACCTGGAGGCGGTCGACGGCGCGATCGAGGAGGCGAAGGCCGAGACCGAGCGGCCCTCGCTGATCCGGGTCCAGTCCCACATCGGCTACGGCAGCCCGAACAAGCAGGACACCGCCGCGGCCCACGGGGCGCCGCTCGGCGAGGAGGAGCTTCGCGGGGCAAAGGAGGCGCTCGGCTGGCCCACCGAGGAGACGTTTTACGTCCCCGACGCGGTCTACGACCACATGCGGGCGGCGAAGACGGAGGGGCAGGAGGCCCAGCGCGAATGGGAGGGCCTCCGGGCCGACTACGAAGAGGCCCACCCCGAACAGGCCGCCCGGCTGAAGCGCTGGATGAACCGGGAGCTGCCGGAGGGATGGGAGGAGGCCCTTCCTGCGTTCGAGCCGACGGCGGACACGGGGGAGGAGCGGGCCACCCGCAAGGCGAGCGGGCTCACCCTCGAGGCGCTGGCCCCGGAGGTGGGATACCTGATCGGCGGCTCGGCGGACCTCACCGGGTCGAACAAGACCGACGTGGAGGGGCGGGGCGACTTCCAGAAAGACAGCCGAAGCGGGCGGTACTTCCGGTTCGGGGTGCGGGAGCACGCGATGGCGGGACTCGCCAACGGGATGGCCCTGCACGGAGGCATCCAGCCCTACGCCGGCACGTTCCTCATCTTTAGCGACTACCTGCGTCCGTCCCTGCGGCTGAGTGCCCTGATGGAGCAGCCGGTCGTGTACGTGTTTACCCACGACTCGATTGGGCTTGGGGAGGACGGGCCGACGCACCAGCCGGTGGAGCACCTGATGGCGCTGCGGGCAATCCCCGGGGCGACCCTGATCCGGCCGGCCGACGCGAACGAGGCGGCCCGGGCGTGGGCGGCGGCGGTGACCCGGACCGGCGGGCCGACGGCGCTGGCCCTGACGCGGCAGACCCTGCCCATTTTCGACCGCACCGAGCTGACGACGGCGGAGGGGCTCCACCGCGGCGCCTACATTCTGCGGGAGGCGGCGGGGCAGCCGGACGCGGTGCTGATGGGGACCGGGAGCGAAGTCCAGCATGCCCTGCAGGCCGCCCGCGCCCTCGAGAAGGACGGCATCCAGGCGCAGGTGGTAAGCATGCCGAGCTGGGAGCTTTTCGAGGAGCAGTCCGAGACCTACCGGCGAAAGGTGCTGCCGCCGTCGGTCGAGGCGCGCGTCTCGATCGAGGCGGGCGTCACGCAGGGCTGGGAGCGCTACGTGGGCCCCGAGGGCACCGCGATCGGGGTGGACCGGTTCGGGGCGTCGGCGCCGGGGGAGCGGGTCATGGAGGCGTACGGCCTGACCGCCACGCGGGTCGCCGAGGAAGCCCGCTCGCTGGTGCGGGGGTAGGGCCCCGAGCCCCCCGCCCCGCACGCCGGACGGGCGCGATCGGCCCGTCCCTGCACCCTCAGCAAGACGCATTTTTTAGGTCAACCAACCCGACTCGCTATGAAGTTCTTTGTAGACACCGCCAACCTTGAAGACATCCGTGAAGCCAACGACATGGGCGTCCTCGACGGGGTGACCACGAACCCCTCCCTCGTGAAGGCGGAGGGCAACGTGGACTTCCACGAGCGCGTGCTGGAGATCTGCCAGACCGTGGGCGGAGATGTCTCCGCGGAGGTGACGGCGACGGAGTTCGACGGCATGATGGAGGAGGCCCACACCCTGGCCCAGATCCACGACAACGTCGTCGTCAAAATCCCGCTCATCAAAGACGGCATCAAGGCGCTCCGCGCCCTGGACGAGGAGGGAATCAAGACAAACTGCACGCTCTGCTTCTCGCCGACGCAGGCGCTCGTGGCGGCGAAGGCGGGGGCCGACTACATCAGCCCCTTTATCGGGCGCATCGACGACATCTCGTCCGACGGCATGGGCCTGATCGAGGAGATCGTGCAGATCTACGACAACTACGGGTTTGAGACGGAGATCCTTGCCGCGTCGATCCGACACCCCACCCACGTGAAGCGGGCGGCCCTGGCGGGGGCGGACGTGGCGACGATGCCGTTCGAGACGATGACGAAGCTGCTGGAGCATCCGCTCACGGACCGCGGGCTGGAGCGCTTCCTAGACGACTGGGAGGACTACAAGGAGGCCCGAGACGAGGCCCCCGCGACCACGACGGCGTAAGACGTCTCCCCTGCACGTCTCCGGCGGCCCGCCGACACGTTCACGATCGCGCTGCCGGGAGCGAGCGCCGGACCCACAGCCTACCAGAAGAACGCGTAGAGCGCGGCGGTGATGGCGAGGATGCCGAAGGCCGCGACGTTGTAGATGGGGTCCCGTTCGCGCTCGATGCCCCCGACGTCGATCGCCTT
This window encodes:
- a CDS encoding calcineurin-like phosphoesterase C-terminal domain-containing protein encodes the protein MSPSRRDFLKYLGLTGAALSAPGVAAASPRLGTDRRAVTVTGRVAGPEGGIEGVPVTDGVAVTQTGPDGRYELAAAPRRPFVYLSVPSGYRLPTHDTGTARLYRSIDASGGGTATASFRLTPLDRDDEQHAFLFLADPQARTAAEMQQFRDETVPDVQEAVRALGDRPVFGVGGGDLVFDDLSLFSGYEAAVQEMGIPFVQAVGNHDLNFDAPGDPGSTATFRRHFGPEYYSFDRGAVHYVVLDDVYWPGSDGFGRETGDYHGHLDAAQLAWLEQDLALVEDGRPVVVFTHIPPLSTAYERRGEASPSVRGRIGNRAALYELLDPFDAHIVSGHVHENEHRFADGPHEHVVGTVCGAWWTGPVCYDGTPKGYAVYEVDGESVAWRYKATGRAADHQVRAYPAGADPEAPGEWVANVWDATEDWTVVWYEDGIRTGAMARRVGLDPMSRRRHDGDDRPEKHPWVEPQPTAHLYYAPANPDANRVRVEATDPFGRTYAARPSSHRG
- the tkt gene encoding transketolase; this encodes MATDLLEETDIETQTINTIRFLSADAVERAQSGHPGTPMGLAPVAYVLWTRHLRHNPQDPDWPGRDRFVLSAGHASMLLYSLLHLTGYDLPMEELKGFRQWGSRTPGHPEAHLTPGVETTTGPLGQGFANGIGMAIAEQLLADEFNEEGFPLFDHHTYAICSDGDLMEGISQEAASLAGHLGLGKLVYLFDDNDITIDGSTDLAFTEDVAARFEAYGWHVAHVEDANDLEAVDGAIEEAKAETERPSLIRVQSHIGYGSPNKQDTAAAHGAPLGEEELRGAKEALGWPTEETFYVPDAVYDHMRAAKTEGQEAQREWEGLRADYEEAHPEQAARLKRWMNRELPEGWEEALPAFEPTADTGEERATRKASGLTLEALAPEVGYLIGGSADLTGSNKTDVEGRGDFQKDSRSGRYFRFGVREHAMAGLANGMALHGGIQPYAGTFLIFSDYLRPSLRLSALMEQPVVYVFTHDSIGLGEDGPTHQPVEHLMALRAIPGATLIRPADANEAARAWAAAVTRTGGPTALALTRQTLPIFDRTELTTAEGLHRGAYILREAAGQPDAVLMGTGSEVQHALQAARALEKDGIQAQVVSMPSWELFEEQSETYRRKVLPPSVEARVSIEAGVTQGWERYVGPEGTAIGVDRFGASAPGERVMEAYGLTATRVAEEARSLVRG
- a CDS encoding SAM-dependent methyltransferase; the encoded protein is MSRLRPTTISLVAPLLVLWAVLPLRGTGQTVDPLPPILQEEPLTESAVISDSDTVEKDVPYVSTSQRVVNRMLEAAQVTSDDVVIDLGSGDGRIPIAAAQRHGASGIGVEIDPELVAKARENAEAAGVSDLVEFRQGDLFEADLGEATVVTLYLWPEINVKLRPKLLRTLEPGDRIVSHDFRMGDWEPDRVIDLGPGKIGQETVYLWTVPASVPEDLLDISDEVEVQ
- the fsa gene encoding fructose-6-phosphate aldolase yields the protein MKFFVDTANLEDIREANDMGVLDGVTTNPSLVKAEGNVDFHERVLEICQTVGGDVSAEVTATEFDGMMEEAHTLAQIHDNVVVKIPLIKDGIKALRALDEEGIKTNCTLCFSPTQALVAAKAGADYISPFIGRIDDISSDGMGLIEEIVQIYDNYGFETEILAASIRHPTHVKRAALAGADVATMPFETMTKLLEHPLTDRGLERFLDDWEDYKEARDEAPATTTA
- the recG gene encoding ATP-dependent DNA helicase RecG: MSEDFLQQDVRYVKGVGEKRADVWAEQHGVRTVHDLLRFYPRRYLDRTTVTPVRRLREGPDSVTVVGTVRSVNVVPSNNQKRLEIILEGEQGGRMKGTWFQGVWWVRKAFDEGDRVAFHGTVEKYGRWHSMTHPDFDRLNDEGPLLDTGRIVPLYPGGEAMSNVGLTSRTVRRVLYDLFKEHGLKLTETMPDWIMDEYALMEGRVALRAIHFPKTQQELSRAQRRLKFEELFFIQLLLAQMHEQQEEVAGPAFDDPGAYTREFVREVLPFELTGAQTRALREIIGDVQTGTQMNRLLQGDVGSGKTVVAVAAMMHAYDSGYQSAFMAPTEILAEQHHANLQDYLRPLGLEPRLLIGSQTKAEREAALQAVRTGESPVAVGTHALIQDEVAFDRLGLAVVDEQHRFGVAQRAEMFEKGERPHMLLMTATPIPRSLALTLYGDLDVSKIDEMPPGRKPVETRLRAEKRRGEVYAFLRDRLEQGEQAFVVYPLVEESEKMDLKDAESGAEALREKFPDYTVGLVHGQLSADDKDATMRRFTEGDIDLLVATTVIEVGVDVPNATVMLVEHAERFGLSQLHQLRGRVGRSDQQSYCVLMASYKRSQEAKQRLEAMARTNDGFEISETDLQIRGAGDFFGTRQSGMPDLKIADLTEDDEILEVAREAAFALIEKDPHLRADEHERLRRRYREDYAEHGLGFARVG